The following is a genomic window from Thermococcus sp..
ATCCCCCCGGGACGATAACGAAAGCTTTATTAGATGCCATCAGAAAGGCCTTCCGCCTCGTCGAGAGGGGCAGGCCGGTTCACATACTGGTCAGCGGTGAAGAGGACTTAGGCGCGATTCCCGCCGTGCTATACGCCCCCTATGGAAGTGTAGTCCTCTACGGCCAGCCCGACGAGGGGGTAGTGCTTATAAAGGTAACACCCGAATGCAAGCGCAGGTGTGCGCGCATCTTATCTAAGATGGAGGTGGTTCGCGATGGAGATTAAGGTGACCGAGATTAAGGAGAACAAGCTCCTCGGGAGAAAGGAGATATACTTCGACATACTCCACGAGGGCGAGCCTACCCCGAGCAGGGAAGCGGTGAAGGGTAAGCTCGTCG
Proteins encoded in this region:
- a CDS encoding GTP-dependent dephospho-CoA kinase; protein product: MLFRLTKELRRELKKPLGELIRGPIPEPYFRIKNELRGKTIVTVGDVVTENVLKLGLSPSLALYDLKTKRAEYSPDINAKAVFMTVSNPPGTITKALLDAIRKAFRLVERGRPVHILVSGEEDLGAIPAVLYAPYGSVVLYGQPDEGVVLIKVTPECKRRCARILSKMEVVRDGD